The following proteins come from a genomic window of Pichia kudriavzevii chromosome 1, complete sequence:
- a CDS encoding uncharacterized protein (PKUD0A11030), whose amino-acid sequence MIHTFSVYKTYLVTRCYRVFSTTRIISKELPRPSLKYMSDVGEQPVPLSEKDIAAQEVSDIDLPQATLDEKAEIKKAMKKRSLRMTFWQLFLVTLLGSSTLNIMRERNLKEELEENFDKKLTVLENLVKDAKAGKITVEDVRASIGTWNERFVDVFGLRPIVIEGPEGLDKEKLRTAYQKVKGIELDTEEHKILKDSSENPREKLAKFL is encoded by the coding sequence ATGATTCATACCTTTTCTGTATATAAGACATATTTGGTTACCAGATGCTATAGAGTATTCAGTACGACACGGATAATATCAAAAGAGCTTCCAAGGCCGTCTCTGAAATACATGTCTGATGTTGGTGAACAACCGGTTCCATTGAGTGAGAAAGACATTGCCGCCCAGGAAGTTTCAGACATTGATTTGCCACAGGCTACCTTGGATGAAAAGGCTGAAATAAAGAAGGctatgaaaaaaagatcTCTTCGAATGACTTTTTGGCAATTGTTTTTAGTCACATTATTAGGTAGTTCAACTTTAAACATTATGAGAGAGAGAAATTTAAAGGAAGAACTAGAGGAGAACTTTGATAAGAAATTAActgttttggaaaatctTGTGAAAGATGCAAAAGCAGGTAAGATAACAGTTGAAGATGTTCGTGCTTCCATCGGTACTTGGAATGAAAggtttgttgatgtttttggGTTGCGGCCGATTGTGATTGAAGGTCCAGAGGGACTggacaaagaaaaattaagaACAGCTTATCAGAAGGTTAAGGGAATAGAATTAGATACAGAGGAGcataaaattttaaaagaTTCCTCGGAAAACCCTAGAGAGAAGTTGGCTAAGTTTTTGTGA